In one Fundulus heteroclitus isolate FHET01 chromosome 3, MU-UCD_Fhet_4.1, whole genome shotgun sequence genomic region, the following are encoded:
- the mpp6a gene encoding MAGUK p55 subfamily member 6a, with the protein MTVANAKSGSAMQQVLDNLKDMPTGTGAKDIDLIFLQGIMESPIVRSLAKAHERLEEVKLEAVGDDNVQLVTEILESLNSLEEQDPAAAELARILQEPHFKSLIEAHDKVAAKSYETPDAAANSNLLSSSLMPADAVRMIGIQKRAGEPLGVTFRVANGEMVIARILHGSSIDRQGMLHTGDVIREVNGQEVGSSPQELQELLSSCSGSVTLKVLPSYKDTPAPPQVYLKPYFSYNPATDNLIPCKEAGLAFAKGDILHVVNKEDPNWWQARKVVGGATGLIPSQFLEEKRKAFVRRDWDAGGSGMLCGTLPGKKKKKKMMYLTAKNAEFDRYELQIYEEVARMPPFRRKTLVLIGAQGVGRRSLKNRLVVMNPLRYGATVPFTSRQPREEEKNGHNYCFVTREEMERDIKESRYLEHGEYDGNLYGTKIDSIHEVVEAGRTCILDVNPQALKVLKTAEFMPFVVFIAAPELDTLRDMHKAVVDAGLTTKILTENDLKKTVDESARIRRAYSHYFDLTIVNDNLDKAFDKLQDAVERLFVEPQWVPVSWVY; encoded by the exons ATGACTGTGGCCAACGCAAAGTCTGGCTCAG CCATGCAGCAGGTTCTCGACAACCTGAAAGACATGCCGACAGGAACTGGAGCCAAAGATATCGACCTCATCTTCCTCCAAGGCATCATGGAGAGCCCCATCGTCCGTTCCCTCGCTAAG GCCCATGAGCGCCTGGAGGAAGTCAAACTAGAAGCTGTGGGGGACGACAACGTTCAGCTGGTCACGGAGATCCTGGAGTCTCTCAACAGCCTCGAAGAACAAGATCCTGCTGCCGCCGAGCTGGCCAGAATCCTCCAGGAGCCTCACTTTAAG TCTCTAATTGAAGCTCATGACAAAGTGGCTGCAAAGTCCTACGAAACGCCCGACGCCGCGGCTAACAGCAATTTACTCTCAAGTTCCCTAATGCCGGCCGACGCTGTGAGGATGATTGGTATCCAGAAAAGGGCCGGGGAGCCTCTG GGAGTGACGTTCCGCGTGGCGAACGGGGAGATGGTGATCGCGCGGATCCTGCACGGCAGCTCCATCGATAGGCAGGGCATGCTGCACACGGGCGACGTCATCCGCGAGGTGAACGGCCAGGAAGTGGGCAGCAGCCCCCAGGAGCTCCAGGAGCTGCTGAGCAGCTGCAGCGGGAGCGTCACGCTCAAGGTTCTGCCGAGCTACAAAGACACGCCGGCGCCCCCACAG GTTTATTTGAAGCCATACTTCAGCTACAACCCAGCCACAGATAACCTGATCCCCTGTAAAGAGGCGGGTCTGGCCTTTGCTAAGGGAGACATACTTCATGTCGTCAACAAGGAAGACCCCAACTGGTGGCAG GCGCGCAAAGTCGTCGGTGGAGCCACCGGCCTGATTCCCAGTCAGTTCCTGGAGGAGAAGAGAAAAGCTTTTGTGAGAAGAGACTGGGACGCTGGCGGTTCAG GGATGCTCTGCGGGACTCTGCcgggaaagaagaagaagaaaaagatgatGTATCTCACAGCTAAGAATGCAG AGTTTGACCGTTATGAGCTGCAGATCTACGAGGAAGTGGCCAGGATGCCCCCGTTTCGGAGGAAAACGCTGGTTCTGATCGGAGCCCAGGGGGTCGGAAGGAGGAGTCTGAAGAACCGCCTTGTTGTTATGAATCCTCTGAGATATGGAGCCACCGTCCCCT TTACGTCACGCCAGCCcagagaagaggagaaaaatGGCCACAACTATTGTTTCGTGACTCGGGAAGAGATGGAGCGGGACATCAAGGAGAGCCGTTACCTGGAGCACGGCGAGTACGACGGCAACCTCTACGGCACCAAGATCGACTCCATCCACGAGGTGGTGGAGGCCGGCCGCACGTGCATCCTGGACGTGAACCCGCAG GCCCTCAAAGTGTTGAAGACTGCCGAGTTTATGCCCTTCGTGGTGTTTATCGCTGCTCCTGAGCTGGACACACTAAGAGACATGCACAAAGCCGTGGTCGACGCTGGCCTCACTACCAAAATACTCACG GAGAACGATTTAAAGAAGACCGTAGATGAGAGCGCCCGGATCCGCCGGGCGTACAGCCACTACTTTGACCTGACCATAGTCAACGACAATCTGGACAAGGCGTTCGACAAGCTGCAAGACGCCGTGGAGCGGTTGTTCGTGGAGCCGCAGTGGGTTCCAGTCAGCTGGGTGTACTGA
- the gsdmeb gene encoding gasdermin Eb, with amino-acid sequence MFAIATKNFVEEVDDGGLLIPVSSLNDSFDLLRVVVKRKRFWFWQKPKYYPTDFNLNDLLAGDTPITPAVLETDFIKYSSTLGDNKQANVDATFAQGKLAMGGKDHSKLKSSFGTLKKEEFDVQKLLIDSKSRVLDMSHCLIQQTQEKPKQVFGIVKERIVTTQPCSVIEEVQQGGHFSGSLIACGRRTPRIALRENTSLSTDSNITMEIPSHTTIAYSLIELEIKQDGHFELCLMSGTSGGFEVDGHVEERLLGVSAAPAENTDNHLLQLELDRLKVHFQLLSALPASSRSSLLQHITELMPDPAAIGALQNALDGMYLGMKPSLNDDGLKESQQQHIQAVFDLLDQSGAEESTRAPVLTALHLTVSALDEMSDDSLPVLRMCSNPATLQTLELLVQCASGNRETPLSSAALPDDVYERTEPLFACSSVSLRRDGDGVRAEIRNNPGHRPLILCIAIKSLASLAHGC; translated from the exons ATGTTTGCCATAGCAACCAAAAACTTCGTGGAGGAGGTGGACGATGGAGGCTTACTGATCCCGGTGTCCAGCCTGAACGACTCCTTCGACCTCCTGAGGGTGGTGGTGAAGCGCAAACGCTTCTGGTTCTGGCAGAAACCCAAGTATTATCCGACCGACTTCAACCTGAACGACCTGCTGGCGGGCGACACGCCCATCACGCCAG CCGTGTTGGAGACGGACTTCATCAAATACAGCAGCACGCTTGGTGACAACAAGCAGGCCAACGTGGATGCCACGTTTGCCCAAGGCAAACTGGCCATGGGGGGCAAAGACCACTCCAAACTAAAGTCGTCCTTTGGCACTTTGAAGAAAGAGGAGTTTGACGTTCAGAAGCTGCTGATAGACTCCAAAAGCAG aGTTCTGGACATGTCCCACTGTCTGATCCAGCAGACCCAGGAGAAACCCAAACAGGTGTTTGGCATCGTGAAGGAGCGCATCGTGACCACGCAGCCCTGTTCAGTCATAGAGGAGGTGCAGCAGGGCGGCCATTTCTCGGGGAGCCTGATCGCCTGCGGCCGCAGAACACCAAGA ATTGCACTGAGGGAAAACACCAGCTTGAGCACAGACAGCAACATTACAATGGAGATCCCCTCGCACACCACGATAGCCTACAGCCTTATAGAGCTGGAGATCAAGCAGGACGGCCACTTTG AGCTCTGTTTGATGTCTGGCACCAGTGGAGGTTTTGAAGTAGACGGCCATGTCGAGGAGCGGCTGCTGGGTGTCTCAGCAGCACCTGCTGAGAACACAGACAACCATCTGCTTCAACTGG AGCTGGACAGACTGAAGGTTCATTTCCAGCTGCTTTCTGCTCTCCCAGCTTCCAGCAGGTCGTCTCTTCTCCAACACATCACAGAACTGATGCCGGACCCGGCAGCGATCGGTGCGCTTCAGAACGCG CTGGACGGGATGTATCTGGGTATGAAACCCAGTCTGAATGATGATGGGTTAAAGGAGTCTCAGCAGCAGCACATCCAAGCAGTTTTTGACCTGCTGGACCAGTCTGGTGCAGAGGAGTCGACTCGGGCGCCAGTCCTCACAGCATTACATCTGACCGTCAGCGCGTTGGACG agatGTCAGATGATAGTCTTCCTGTTTTAAGGATGTGTAGCAACCCTGCAACCCTACAGACTTTGGAGCTACTG GTGCAGTGTGCATCAGGAAACAGGGAGACACCTCTGAGCAGCGCAGCACTGCCAGATGATGTCTATGAAAGGACCGAACCTCTGTTTGCCTGCTCCAGCGTGTCCCTGAGGAGAGACGGCGATGGGGTGCGCGCTGAGATCAGGAACAATCCAGGACATCGTCCTCTCATCCTGTGCATCGCTATTAAGAGCCTCGCCTCTTTGGCCCACGGTTGTTGA